Genomic window (Bacillaceae bacterium S4-13-56):
GAGATAACTTCAAACCCTTACCTATCTGTATGAATAAAATGTTGACCTTTACGTTACGTTAAAGCGCATACTAATAATAGTGTTTTATATATGGGGGGATTTGTTTATAATGTCTATTCAAACTAAAGATACTGTAACTCTTGATTTTTATAAGGAAGAGTATAAATCTAAATTAAGCGATTATCATTTATCTAAAGAACAAAGTAGATATGCTCCTTTACCTTTAAATGCTATTTTAAAATGTGAAAATGATAACACAAGATACCCTATTGTTATCTTATTTAATGGTGAACCAGCAGGATTTTTTGTTCTTCAAGGATGGGAAGGGGTTAAGGTATATAGCAGTAACAAAGATGCTATTTTAATAAGAGGTTATTCAGTAAATACTACCTTTCAAGGGAAAGGAATAGCCAAGAAGTCATTATTATTATTAAATTCGTTTGTAAAAAAATATTTCCCGAGTAAAAAGGAAATTATCTTAGCTGTTAATCATAAAAATACTATTGCACAGTACGTCTATAAGAAAGGCGGGTATAAAGACAAAGGAGTAAGAGTGATGGGGAGAAAAGGAGAATTATTCATATTCCATAAAGACCTTATATAATTGTTTTTTCTTTAAATCTATTACAATGCTTATTAAACAAACGGGTGCTTTCCTTGAATAAGGAATTGTATCCTTGTTCCACTAAAGGGGCAAGGCTAGTTCAAAAAAGATTTTAATAGAAAGGATGGGGGATATGCCTTATGTCAAAACAGATAGACTAACTTTAGTTACCTTCACAATCGAAATGATGAAAGCTACTCTAATTGATAATAATCAATTAGAAAAGGTAACAAATTTTAATGTCCCCATTGAATATCCTATGGAGATTTATAAGGATTTACTTCCTTATAAGATTGAACGGTTTAGTCAGTACCCAGAAGAAAATGAGTGGGAAGGTATCATCATACACACAGAAGATAACACCATCATTGGGGATATGGGTTTTAAGGG
Coding sequences:
- a CDS encoding GNAT family N-acetyltransferase → MSIQTKDTVTLDFYKEEYKSKLSDYHLSKEQSRYAPLPLNAILKCENDNTRYPIVILFNGEPAGFFVLQGWEGVKVYSSNKDAILIRGYSVNTTFQGKGIAKKSLLLLNSFVKKYFPSKKEIILAVNHKNTIAQYVYKKGGYKDKGVRVMGRKGELFIFHKDLI
- a CDS encoding GNAT family N-acetyltransferase, whose protein sequence is MPYVKTDRLTLVTFTIEMMKATLIDNNQLEKVTNFNVPIEYPMEIYKDLLPYKIERFSQYPEENEWEGIIIHTEDNTIIGDMGFKGGPGKNGEMDLGYSILPGYQGNGYATEMAIAMVKWGLKQPKVKKITASCSSENHPSIRVLEKLGFKKIGTEDNEIYWAIDNM